One Spea bombifrons isolate aSpeBom1 chromosome 1, aSpeBom1.2.pri, whole genome shotgun sequence DNA window includes the following coding sequences:
- the LOC128486990 gene encoding all-trans-retinol dehydrogenase [NAD(+)] ADH4-like, translated as MSTAGKVIKCKAAVAWEAGKPFSVEEIEVAPPRDHEVRIKIVATGVCRTDAHAVSTHFKEGLFPVILGHEGAGIVESVGPGVTKFKPGDKVIPLYIPQCGECKFCLSPKTNLCQKISKIKTAISDQDFMADNTSRFTCKGKQLYHFMGTSTFSEYTVCAETSVAKIDDAAPLDKVCLIGCGFSTGYGAAINTAKVEPGSTCAVFGLGGVGLSAVMGCKAAGATRIIGIDINKDKFPKALELGATECISPKDYDKPIQQVISEMTGGGVDFAIECIGIIEVMKAALECTTVGWGTCAIVGVSLAEEGVPVAPFQLIMGRTLKATFFGGWKSKDNVPKLVSDYLSKKFDLDALVTFTLPFDQINEAFELMREGKSIRTVLVF; from the exons ATGAGCACAGCTGGGAAA GTTATCAAATGCAAGGCAGCAGTTGCCTGGGAAGCTGGCAAACCTTTCTCAGTGGAAGAGATAGAAGTTGCACCACCAAGGGATCATGAAGTCCGCATAAAG ATTGTGGCCACAGGCGTCTGCCGTACTGATGCTCATGCCGTGAGCACCCACTTTAAAGAAGGTTTGTTCCCTGTAATCCTTGGCCATGAAGGAGCTGGCATTGTGGAAAGTGTTGGACCAGGAGTCACCAAATTTAAACCAG GCGACAAAGTTATCCCTCTCTATATCCCTCAATGTGGTGAATGCAAATTTTGCTTGAGTCCCAAAACCAACCTTTGTCAAAAGATCAG TAAAATTAAGACTGCCATTTCTGATCAAGATTTCATGGCTGACAATACAAGCAGGTTTACCTGCAAGGGGAAGCAATTATACCACTTCATGGGCACCAGTACCTTCTCTGAATACACCGTCTGTGCTGAAACCTCTGTTGCCAAAATTGATGATGCAGCTCCACTGGACAAAGTCTGTCTGATTGGTTGTGGATTCTCTACTGGGTATGGTGCTGCTATAAACACTGCAAAG GTTGAACCTGGTTCTACCTGTGCAGTGTTTGGTTTGGGAGGTGTCGGACTCTCTGCTGTCATGGGATGCAAAGCAGCAGGAGCTACTCGAATTATCGGAATTGACATCAACAAAGACAAGTTTCCAAAAGCACTTGAGCTGGGAGCTACTGAATGCATCAGTCCTAAAGACTATGACAAGCCCATCCAACAGGTCATAAGTGAAATGACTGGCGGAGGTGTGGATTTCGCCATTGAGTGCATTGGAATTATTGAAGTTATG AAAGCTGCCTTGGAGTGCACTACAGTAGGCTGGGGTACCTGTGCAATAGTCGGAGTGTCTTTAGCAGAAGAGGGGGTGCCTGTTGCTCCATTCCAGTTGATAATGGGTCGCACATTGAAAGCTACATTCTTTGGAG GTTGGAAGAGCAAGGATAATGTCCCCAAGCTGGTGTCTGACTACTTGTCAAAGAAATTTGATCTGGATGCCCTGGTTACCTTCACCCTACCGTTTGATCAAATTAATGAAGCATTTGAGCTCATGCGTGAAGGGAAGAG tATCCGAACGGTGTTGGTGTTTTAA
- the LOC128487006 gene encoding alcohol dehydrogenase class-3, giving the protein MATEGKVIKCKAAVAWEAGKPLSIEEVEVAPPKAHEVRIKIVATAVCHTDAYTLSGADPEGCFPVILGHEGAGIVESVGEGVTRVKAGDKVIPLYIPQCGECKFCVNPKTNLCQKIRVTQGQGLMPDGTSRFTCKGKPVFHFMGTSTFSEYTVVAEISVAKIEDSAPLDKVCLLGCGVSTGYGAAINTAKVESGSTCAVFGLGGVGLAVIMGCKVAGATRVIGVDLNKDKFGKAIEFGATECINPQDYNKPIQEVLIEMTDGGVDYSFECIGNVGVMRAALEACHKGWGTSVVVGVAASGQEISTRPFQLVTGRTWKGTAFGGWKSVESVPKLVSEYIAKKIKVDEFITHVLPFSSINEAFELMHTGKSIRTVLNY; this is encoded by the exons ATGGCCACGGAGGGGAAG gtcATCAAATGCAAAGCAGCTGTAGCCTGGGAAGCAGGGAAACCTCTCTCCATTGAAGAGGTGGAGGTGGCACCTCCGAAAGCACATGAAGTCCGCATTAAG ATTGTGGCTACAGCTGTGTGTCATACGGATGCATACACTCTGAGTGGAGCAGACCCTGAAGGCTGCTTTCCTGTGATCCTGGGTCATGAAGGAGCTGGGATTGTGGAAAGTGTAGGAGAAGGTGTTACCAGAGTCAAAGCAG GAGACAAAGTTATTCCTTTGTATATCCCACAATGTGGAGAATGCAAGTTTTGCGTGAATCCCAAAACTAACCTCTGCCAGAAGATAAG AGTTACTCAAGGCCAGGGACTGATGCCTGATGGTACCAGTAGGTTTACCTGTAAAGGAAAGCCAGTTTTCCACTTCATGGGCACAAGTACCTTCTCCGAATACACTGTTGTAGCTGAAATCTCTGTCGCTAAAATAGAAGACTCGGCTCCGCTGGACAAAGTCTGTCTGCTTGGCTGTGGTGTCTCCACTGGATACGGGGCAGCTATCAACACCGCCAAG GTTGAGTCCGGCTCCACGTGTGCGGTGTTTGGCTTGGGAGGAGTTGGCCTTGCGGTCATCATGGGCTGTAAAGTCGCTGGAGCCACTCGAGTCATTGGGGTTGACCTCAATAAAGACAAGTTTGGGAAGGCAATAGAGTTTGGGGCAACTGAGTGTATTAACCCTCAGGACTACAACAAGCCCATTCAGGAAGTTCTGATTGAAATGACAGACGGTGGCGTGGACTATTCCTTTGAGTGCATCGGCAATGTTGGCGTTATG AGAGCTGCTTTGGAAGCATGTCACAAAGGCTGGGGGACAAGTGTTGTGGTCGGAGTAGCTGCATCTGGCCAGGAAATCTCAACTCGTCCATTTCAACTTGTTACTGGGCGGACTTGGAAAGGAACAGCATTTGGAG GTTGGAAAAGCGTGGAAAGCGTGCCAAAACTGGTCTCTGAATAcattgctaaaaaaataaaggttgaTGAATTCATTACTCACGTCCTACCCTTCAGCTCTATTAATGAAGCCTTTGAGCTAATGCATACTGGCAAGAG TATTCGAACAGTTTTAAACTATTAA